DNA from Thermococcus argininiproducens:
GCTCCTTTTACATTTGGTTTAGTATAAGGTGTTCCAAGCCCGGAGAGAGCGGGAATGACAATAATTTCATCTTCACTTTGATCAAAGGCCTTGGGAATATCGGAATAGTCTTTTAATACTCCTAGATTCATAAGCCAGTCTATTGCAGAGCCAGATGTTATCACTGAACCCTCGAGGAGATAGAGAACTTTTTTTCTAGTTCCTAGAGCTATCATTGGATAAAGACCAGTTGCTCCAGGCAAGGGTTTTTCTCCAACATTTATATCTATGAATGTTCCGGTCCCATTTGTCATTTTTGTAGTTCCTTTTGAGACTCCTGCCATATACAGAGAAGCTTGTTGATCTGCGATCATTGTCAATAGAGGAATTCCATAGTTCCTAATCTCTCCAATAGGGGTGTCATTTGTCACGACACTAGGAAGAATACCTTGGGGGATGCCAACGATTTTGGCAATATTATCACTCCATTTTAAGTAAAAAGGATCAAAGAGGCCGGTGGCACTTGCGTTTGTACAATCTGTTACTTGTTTTCCAGTTAAGTTCCATGCAATCCAAGAGTCAACAGTACCAAAAAGAGCAGTTCCATTCTCAATTGCCGGTTTTACTTCTGCTATATTGTCTATGAGCCATCGAAGATGCATTGAGGAGTGAGTGGTGCCAAACTTTACGTATGCAAGTGTAATTATATATGCTCCTTTTTTTGTATTCTTTATGAATGGTAGGGGTTTGGAAAGGAGACCAAGAACCTTCCCAAGGACATTTCCTAATTTAACGAGGAACTTAGAGGAGAACTCTTCAATGATTGCCTCGGTTCTAGTATCCTGCCAGGTAATCATGTTGTAAAGTGGTTCGCCGGTATTTTTATCCCATAAGACAGTACTGCTTCTCTGGTTGGTGAGTGCTACTCCGAGAGGATTTCCAAGTTTTTCTTCAGCTTTGTCTAAAAGCTTGTACACAATCTTAACAACTTCATTTGGATCTTCTTCTACCCACCCAGGCTTTGGGTAGTGAGGTTTTAGGCGTTTCTCGAAGTTAGCTATTAGTTCTCCGTCTGAAAAGGCCAATGCTTTCACATTAGTTGTTCCAACATCTAAAACAAGAAAATACTTCATCTAAACCCTCTCCATATCCCTCTCTGCTATAATATCAACACCAGTATTAGCTACGTTCTTAACAATAATCTGCCCTTTTTTCACAGGGGCCTTAACTACTACATTCTTAAGATTGCTTATAACTTCCTTTATCTTTTCTTTGGGGACTGGTTCAGACGTTCTAACTGGTAGACGGGGATATCTAGCATTTAATATTCTAACAGTTGATGTAACGATTCTTTTTGGATTTTTAATCTCTTCTATTCCATATCTCTCTCCTAATGGGCATTCATTACCCTCTACCTTTACTTCGTTGGTTACAATAGTTATTCTCAGAAGACATCCTTTTGGGCATTTTATACATAAAATCTCAGTCCTCTGAGACATTTAGGGTCACCTGCCTTTTGTCTTGTAGTAACTCTCTTGGGATTTCTATTCTTTCAAGTGTAGAAGGCCTTATGTATCTTCGGAAGTATCTTTTGAGCAAGTTACCATTCTCGTCTCTTAGTTCTATATGGGCGTTTTCTTTTTCTATATTTGCTCGGAAAAATGCTATGATATTTCTATCGTCTTTCCACTCGATTCTGTGTGGGATAAGGGCTCTAATGTATTTGCCGGGAACGAATTCTATGATTTTTTCCTTTGGTTCTTGGTTTAGATACTTTTCCACTCCATCGGCAGCTATTAGTGCACTTTCAACTGCGTCATCTACATAGTCAAATATTTGAACAAGGTTTCCAACTGCAAATACTCCTTCAATTGTGGTTTCAAAGAATTCGTTTATTTCGGGTCCTTTAGTTCTTGGATCTATTTTTGCTCCGATTTTCTTGAGTTTTAATGAATAAGGAATAAGACCTACAGATAGGATGATTGTGTCACAGGGATAAAGTTCTTCAGTTCCAGGTATAGGTTTCCATTTTTCATCTACTCTAACTAGAATAGCCCCCTCAACCCTTTCTTTTCCGATTATCTCTTTTACTACTGTCTGGGGCTGATATGGAATTCCGAAATCTAAAATACATTGTTGTACATTTCTTGGTAATCCAGCAAATCGTTTTTCGGGAAATACAATAAGGAGGTTTTCTGCTCCTTCAAGATAAAGATGCCTCGCGACGATCATTCCCACATCTCCACCACCCACTATGAGTATGTTCTTTCCAGGAAGGATACCATAAAGATTGATAAGTCGTTGCACCATTCCGGCTGTGTATACACCTGCAGGCCTAGTGCCACCAATTTTTATTTCAAATTGGTGCCTTTCCCTACATCCTACCGCATACACTATTGCTTTTGTTTTTATGTTTTTGATACCGTGTGGACTTATAGCTACTATCTCTTTCTCGTTTTCTCTGATTTCAACGTTCTTTACGTACGTGTTTAAATGTATACCAATTCCAAGTGTCTCTGCTTTGTTTATGAAAACGCTTGCAAATTCAGGCCCTGAAAGGGCTTTGTTGAAGAGCTTGGTTCCAAACCCATCGTGAATGCATTGATCTAGGATTCCTCCCAGTTCATCTTTTCTTTCTATGAGTGCGACTTTGTATCCCTTTTCAGCAAGTTTTGTGGCTACGGCGAGGCCTGATGGACCACCACCAATTACAACAACGTCGTAGTTATAGGCTTTCAAGGGGCCTCACCTCTTACTGGCCCATTAAAGAGCTTGGATTCTTCCTTGAGTATGTCATTTAGTGGGACTCCAAGTTCTCTGGAGAGAATTTCAGCTATTTTTAGTGTGCAGTAACTCCCTTGACAAGTACCCATTCCTGCTCGTGTCCGTCTTTTAATGGCATCTAGTGTGTAAGCTCCTCGATTGATAGCTTCGATAATCTCCGCCTCTGAGACGAGCTCACATGTACAGACGATATTTCCCCACTTTGGATTTTCCATTATTCGTTTGTCTAATTCCTCTATGCTCATTTCTGCAGTTGCTGGAATTGGGTTCCTCCTTGGGTTAAAGAGTGGATTTTCTTTCAATTCTAATCCCATTGCTTTGAGTTTATCTATTGCATACTCTGCTATTGCTGGCGCTGATGCAAGGCCGGGAGATTGTATTCCTGCAACATGAAGGAAGTTTTTCACCCATTTTGCGGGTCTAATTATAAAATCTTCTGTGAATGTGGGAGCTCTTACACCGGCAAAGTATCTTATCATTTGCTCTCTGGGAAAGTTGGGGATTATTGTAGAATATCTCTCTAGAACAAACTCTATTTCCTCTCTTTTTACTGAAGTGTCCTCTTTATCTGGAACTTCAACTGCAGTTGGTCCCCACATGACGTTTCCATGTATTGTGGGATTTAGTCCCCCACCCTTACTCGTGGGATGAGATGGAA
Protein-coding regions in this window:
- a CDS encoding DUF1667 domain-containing protein, which codes for MSQRTEILCIKCPKGCLLRITIVTNEVKVEGNECPLGERYGIEEIKNPKRIVTSTVRILNARYPRLPVRTSEPVPKEKIKEVISNLKNVVVKAPVKKGQIIVKNVANTGVDIIAERDMERV
- a CDS encoding FGGY family carbohydrate kinase, whose translation is MKYFLVLDVGTTNVKALAFSDGELIANFEKRLKPHYPKPGWVEEDPNEVVKIVYKLLDKAEEKLGNPLGVALTNQRSSTVLWDKNTGEPLYNMITWQDTRTEAIIEEFSSKFLVKLGNVLGKVLGLLSKPLPFIKNTKKGAYIITLAYVKFGTTHSSMHLRWLIDNIAEVKPAIENGTALFGTVDSWIAWNLTGKQVTDCTNASATGLFDPFYLKWSDNIAKIVGIPQGILPSVVTNDTPIGEIRNYGIPLLTMIADQQASLYMAGVSKGTTKMTNGTGTFIDINVGEKPLPGATGLYPMIALGTRKKVLYLLEGSVITSGSAIDWLMNLGVLKDYSDIPKAFDQSEDEIIVIPALSGLGTPYTKPNVKGAIFELTRGTKKEDLICGMIKGIAMRCSEVIEHIEKNSQINIHQIMADGGLSISDEFLQAVADFSSKQILRPLYLNGSAYGAYMIANAVYFKKDIIKSWKTPPIGKTFLPRKQKMEFKENWKKKVEKLIEAS
- a CDS encoding NAD(P)/FAD-dependent oxidoreductase, whose product is MKAYNYDVVVIGGGPSGLAVATKLAEKGYKVALIERKDELGGILDQCIHDGFGTKLFNKALSGPEFASVFINKAETLGIGIHLNTYVKNVEIRENEKEIVAISPHGIKNIKTKAIVYAVGCRERHQFEIKIGGTRPAGVYTAGMVQRLINLYGILPGKNILIVGGGDVGMIVARHLYLEGAENLLIVFPEKRFAGLPRNVQQCILDFGIPYQPQTVVKEIIGKERVEGAILVRVDEKWKPIPGTEELYPCDTIILSVGLIPYSLKLKKIGAKIDPRTKGPEINEFFETTIEGVFAVGNLVQIFDYVDDAVESALIAADGVEKYLNQEPKEKIIEFVPGKYIRALIPHRIEWKDDRNIIAFFRANIEKENAHIELRDENGNLLKRYFRRYIRPSTLERIEIPRELLQDKRQVTLNVSED